The nucleotide window GTAATACAAACCTTGAGGTCTCACTGACTGCGAATGATCGGGAGTGAATGTATTCGACCATTTCACAAAGCTGTAATGAAACCCAGACCGGATCATACCAGCATTCTGACTATGAATTTCCCCTCGAACCGCGTCGCTGTGATCGGCGCAGGTATCAGTGGTATTGTTGCTGCTGCGCACCTGAAGAAGGAAGGCCTTCATGTCACAGTCTTTGAGCGATCTAGTGCTGCAGGGGGCATATGGTAGTCTTCCAATCTAATTCACTAGACGACGAACTCACTTTTTGAAAGGCTATACGATGAGCGAAAGCCTCTGGAGCCCTCATATTCAACAATAGCCGTTTCGCAAGCTGGAATTACATGTTCAAGTGAAGAGTCGGAAGATATCGAGAGGCTACTTCACGCCCCACCAGGGCAAGTCCTGCCGAACTGTAAATCATTTGTAACGAAGAGCTGACTGATTGTAGTCCTTGCTATGTTGGTCTGAGGAACAACGTGAGCACACGTCTACTGGAAACCACGTTGAATCGATTCCCAGCTGGAACTGAGGATTATGTAACGCACAAAGTTTTGGCAGACTACATACAGAGCACCGCAGTTTCAACGGGGGTACATGATATAACACAGTACGATACCAACGTGAGGCATGTTTCGAAAAGTGGTAGATCATGGTCAGTCGAAACAGCAACACTGCAGACCGATACCACAGGTGCCGTCAGATGGGAGATCTCTACTCAGGTAAAAACTTCTACCATTGCATTTTTTCTTGATTCTAATACTGGTTTAGAGCTTTGATGCGATAGTAGTCGCTTCAGGCCACTACCACTCACCAAAAGTTCCTACCACCCCTGGACTGGCAGACTGGAAAAGAAGGTGGCCAAATAGGGTAGAACACTCTAAACGCTATCGAAGGCCTGAAAATGCGCATTCAAAGGTATGCATTGCTTCTGCTTCAGACATTCTCATTTGGTCGGACGTGAGCTGATGATGCTGCAGAACTACTTGCTCGTTGGTGGAAGCGTATCAGCAACGGACATCGCGCGCGAGCTCGGGCCATATGCAAACAAGATCTTCCAAAGTCAAAGAAATGGCAAATTTGACCTTCCCGCTAGCATGCTGCCTGACAACGCCTACCGGGTCGACGAGGTGGTATCATACAACGTGCCTGATGTGGGTAAATCAACGTCACTGGGCCCGTCCGAAGCGATCCCAGCTACCGTGACCCTAAAGTCGGGCGCGAAGATCTGCGACATTCATCATGTCATACTTTGTACGGGTTATCATCTTACTCTACCATTCTTGCCTCAGCTTCACTCGGACAATATACTAGTCGACAAAGCAGATGAGACAATGCTGGTGACGGATGGGACGCAGTTTCACAACCTACACAAGGATGTCTTCTACATCAACGATCCCACGCTTACCTTTATCGGCGTTCCTTTCTTCACGGCTACATTCAGCTTATTTGAGTTTCAAGCCATGGTGGTCGCCAAGGTACTCTCTGCTCAGGCGAGGCTTCCTAGCAAAGAGGCCATGCGGAGAGAATACAACGAGAAGGTGAAGATCAAGGGCCATGGGAAAAAATTTCATAGCCTAAGAGACCAAGAGGCAGACTACGTCAACGAGCTTCTAGCTTGGGTCAACTCTGACCTAGAGAGAGCAGGCAAAGGGAGGTTGAGCGGACACACAGAGAAATGGCATGCTGCACGAGCGGACAATTTGGCACGGATGAAAGCTTTAT belongs to Pyrenophora tritici-repentis strain M4 chromosome 10, whole genome shotgun sequence and includes:
- a CDS encoding dimethylaniline monooxygenase produces the protein MNFPSNRVAVIGAGISGIVAAAHLKKEGLHVTVFERSSAAGGICPCYVGLRNNVSTRLLETTLNRFPAGTEDYVTHKVLADYIQSTAVSTGVHDITQYDTNVRHVSKSGRSWSVETATLQTDTTGAVRWEISTQSFDAIVVASGHYHSPKVPTTPGLADWKRRWPNRVEHSKRYRRPENAHSKNYLLVGGSVSATDIARELGPYANKIFQSQRNGKFDLPASMLPDNAYRVDEVVSYNVPDVGKSTSLGPSEAIPATVTLKSGAKICDIHHVILCTGYHLTLPFLPQLHSDNILVDKADETMLVTDGTQFHNLHKDVFYINDPTLTFIGVPFFTATFSLFEFQAMVVAKVLSAQARLPSKEAMRREYNEKVKIKGHGKKFHSLRDQEADYVNELLAWVNSDLERAGKGRLSGHTEKWHAARADNLARMKALFTSTISEKRLEVTCL